AACCAACAACGAGACACCACTTGGCAAAAAGAATCGGAAAGTTTGATCGAATCACATGTGAAATTCATGGCTTCGATTTCTTGGAACGATGATCAAGTGATGCCTTCAGTAAGATCGCACTAATTAAGGAAGCATGATCATGGAGCATCGTGATCATGCTTCATAATACTCATATGATCATCACCTTGAATTTTAAGCAAAAAAAAGCGAGTTCATTAAGAACTCGCAAAAATCAATTCAGTATGATGTAACAATATGAGCCAATCTATTAATCATCAGAAAGGACAAAAAGGTTGTCTATTCGGGATAAATAATAACCAGCCAGCGGGCTGGCTATGTCAGTTCATTGTCAGCGTTATGTTCAATTATCATCAAATCTTGGATTTAGCGGTTAATGACCAATCGCGACTTCATCTAAAGCTAAAAAGACGTTTTCATCTAAATGGCCTTCATAAACTTGTTTACACACTTTACGTCGAACCGCTAAGCCAGAAATTAAACGCTCAATAGATAAATGCTTATTTGAACTTCGGTCGTTATACAACTCAATCACCTTGCTCAAAGTTTCGTAACTTAACACTTCACCATCAACTCTAAGCCAATCAAGCTTCTCAACTAGCTCTGTGCATTCGTCTTTGATTGAAGCATGTGAATGCCCTGTCATTGCTGACAATGCCGTTATACTGCGTTCTAGGGCTTCTGCTGACGTGTATTTGGATAGAGTAATCATTATTTCATCCGCATTAATTTCAACAGAGTGCTTACGTAATTTAACGCGGCGCCCTAGCTTCCCTCTTGGAGAAGGTGCTTTACGCTGAATAGGCTCAAACTCACCATCAATAATCTCCGAAAGTTCCTCTAGTTTCTGTTTAGAAACCATTTCGTTTCGTAGTGGGTTTGGCAGCGTCGGAGCCATATTTCTCTTACCTGCGTTCGTGGTACGAGCACGAGAATAACGCAATACCTCTTCAACGTTACATTTGATATCTACCTGATAATCCGTCGTTTTTCCTTTATCACTTAAAGTATTGATCGTTAAGTGGTAGCCCCAAAGGTTAACCTGGAAATGCTCAGCGGTGATTTCGACTTCCCCTAACTTTCTTAATTCTCGAATAAGATCCATAGAAAAACGGCGCCAATCGATATTACGAGCAAGTTTTTGATTAAGTTCACTTAATAACATGCTATCTGAATGACGGCGTGCCATTCGGCTTCTGAAATAAGAATACATTTGGAAAACAAGCGTATGTTGCTTAAGAATTTCAGGTGGAAATAAGAAGAAATAATCTCTTGTCAGCAGCTCTTCATAAAACGACGGTTCCCAAACCAAGATATATAGGTTTGGTTTAATGCGTATTTCGCCGTCAGCGCCTTCTGTAGGGGCTTCTTCTGATGCAGTGATAGTACGGGCTAGAAATCTAAAACGATCGCTCTTAAAGCCCTCTGGCATGTTTTCACTTAACCAGCGTCCTGTTAGCTCATGTAATTGAAAATCAGTAAATTCAATGCGATCAATACTATCGCGAATCGAGTCACGTGCAGGACCACTGTCTTTTTTGCCGCGAAGAGACAAAATATCAGTGATATACAAAGGTGTTTTATTTGGTGTGTGCTTAGCGTCTAGGTGATAATCGTCTTGATGGTGATCATGATATTGAACAGTAAGCGTAAACAACGCAAACAACGTCATAAGATCATCAACAGTCATAATATTTTTAGAAGATCGTGTCTCGATCACAGCTCGAGTTCCAGAGATCGAAACCATCGACTTTTGGTAATTCTTACGAGTTCTTGGTGGAGCAAGCGCTTGATCAATGATTCCAGCCCAATTTGTAGGAGAAACAATAAATTGGTCTGCTTCATCTTTCATTGAAGGTGGTGTGTTTAAGCCATGTTCTGTCAGTAAACGCTTGTTAACTTGCGTTTGAGCCAATGCTTTTGAGCGTTTTTGCTTTTCTGATTGTTTTACTGATTCAGTAACTAAGCTTGTTGCTCCCAATACAGATATAAGCTGGCTAGGATTAACAAAACGGTGAAGCATGGTTTTACCAGCTAAACCTTCTTCAAATCTAACAGGATGTTGTTTAAATAAACCAATGTTTACCGCAGCTCTTAATCGTTGCTGAAGTGCCGCTCGGGTAACTTGCCCATCCGTTGATTCAATTATTTCTGTTGTAGAAACATAGCCATCTTTGCTACTGAAGCCACGTAATGAGATTAAATTGAGTAATTCTACGATGCTTTTGGTGACACCTTTGAAATGCTGATATTGATCAATCCACTCCACAGCTGCTTCAGATACTTCAAACAGGTGGCCATCTTTATGGCTGCGGGCTTTTATTAATAATTTGTCTTCAGGTTTCATTGTTGATCCGTATCACACTAGCCGTAATATCACTATAGTTCCTGAAGGATAAAGAAATTTTGATCATAAATAAAGAGAATTTATTGGCTTTTAAATAACTGATCTTTTTGATTAATATGATCTATATTGATTAAGTGATCTAATGATCTGGTTGGCTTTTTGCTTTTATCTTATTGTAAATAAAAGACTTATTTTTTTTGTCTTTGAAAGCATGATCATAAGATCACCGAAACGATGATCATTTAATCTTGAAAGTATGATCACACTTATCTAGAAACATGATCATTACCTTGCTACAAAGATGATCAAGTAAGTCCCGAAAGAATGATCATCTTATTTAAACACGTTATCCACAAGCAAGAGTTTGTAAGAGAAGTTCTCTAGACCTTCACTCGTTTAATTTGGAATATTCTCTATGGAAGAATGATCAAGTAAAGTGAGTATTGGATGAAATTTGCGCATATATAACGCTTTATGTGTACTTGCATGACTTACTGTATTTAATCTACTGAAATTCACATAATTAGTATTTCTTTAGATAAACCTGAAAGCATGATCAGGAAATGAGCTAAATATGCTTATCTATTATGTTTGTTCATTGGATTTCGAGGTTACTGATATAAATTGAGCTCAAAAGCCCAGTACATCTACGTTTATCCGTAATCTAGACCGATAATATCATTCTTCCGATGTTTGTTTGTCTTGATCATTTTTCCGAAAGTAGATCTTATTGATATGACCAATCATAAGATCAATATAAGCGTATTTAAGCCTTGATCATGTTTCCTTATCAGCCTGTAAATGATTTATCCCTATCACTTTGCCTCTTGATCATTCTTCCAAAGTAAGTGATGTATTTATATACAACGATATGAGTAAATGACCACATTGCCTAATTATTTTCTAAGCTGAGACTTCGTTAGCCTCCATTATTAAATAGTACAATCCAAATCACATTTGCCGTAGTTTGTGCATAAATTTCAATCGTTCCGAGAGTTTTACTTTCACTCGTCATTTACATTGTAAATAAGTGATGCTGTAACACTTTTGTTTTAATTGTTTTTGTATGGTGTTTTATCCAAGATTTACTAATATATTTGTTCATTATTTCTATCGATTTACACAAACTATCGATTTGTTAGTTTATTTTATGTGATATTGCTCCTGAATGTATGTTCATGTTTTTGTTGGTTTTGGTGTTTATTGCTGTACAATGTGGGCAGGTTAATCATTACGGATATTGGCAATGAAAAGAGAACAAACGATTGAAAATCTCTATCAACTAGCCGAACAGACACAACAGGTTCAGGCTGATCGCATTGAGATTGTTTTAGAAGAGAGAAGTGATGAGCACTTTCCTCCTATGTCTAAAGCTTTAATGGAAACGCGTTCGGGTTTAACTCGTCGTAAGTTAGATGATGCGATTAATAAGCTTGAAGCTGAAGGTCATCAGTTTACTAAGAATAATGCTAACCATTATTCTATTTCTCTTGAAGAAGCACACATGCTTATGGATGCGGCTGGCTTGCCAAAATTCCATGAACGCAAAAAAAACGTGGATCATAAACCGTGGATTATCAATGTACAAAACCAGAAGGGTGGTACAGGTAAATCCATGACAGCGGTTCATCTTGCAGCTTGTCTATCGCTAAATTTGGATAAGCGTTACCGCATTTGTTTGATTGACTTGGATCCACAAGGGTCGCTTCGTTTGTTCTTGAACCCTCAAATTAGTGTATCCGAACACGAAAACATTTATTCAGCGGTCGACATTATGTTGGATAACGTGCCAGAAGATGAAGAAGTCGATATTGAATTCTTACGCAAGAACGTTCTATTACCGACTCAATATCCTAACTTAAAGACGATTTCGGCATTCCCTGAAGACGCAATGTTTAACGCAGAAGCGTGGCAGCATCTTTCTCAAAACCAGTCTTTAGATATTGTGCGCTTATTGAAAGAGAAACTGATTGATAAGATTGCTGATGATTTTGACGTCATCATGATTGATACCGGTCCACACGTTGATCCACTGGTTTGGAATGCAATGTACGCCTCTAATGCGTTACTTATTCCATGTGCCGCTAAACGTTTGGATTGGGCTTCTACCGTTAACTTTTTCCAGCATTTACCGACAGTATATGAAATGTTCCCTGATGATTGGAAAGGGTTGGAGTTTGTTCGACTCATGCCAACCATGTTTGAAGACGACAATAAAAAGCAAGTTTCAGTTCTGACTGAGATGAATTATTTATTGGGTGACCAGGTAATGATGGCGACCATACCAAGAAGCCGTGCATTTGAAACTTGCGCCGATACTTACAGTACCGTTTTTGATTTAACAACAAGCGACTTTGAAGGGGGTAAAAAGACACTTGCCACCGCTCAAGATGCTGTTCAAAAAAGTGCTTTAGAGTTGGAACGCGTACTTCATAGCAATTGGTCATCACTAAATCAGGGGTAAGTAACACATGGTAATTAAAACTTCAGACTTAAACGCAAAGCTATTTGGAAAAGCGAATAAGCGTCGTGTTGTGACTCCTCAAGAGGCTCAAACGGCGGCGAAAGAGCAGGCTCAAATTATTGAGCTTTCTGTCGCGGGTGAAGACCTAGTTTCGTTTGAGTTAGTACGTATTCCTGCGGATCAGGTAGCGAATAAAACGGTAGTATTTGAAGAAAATGCCCGTGAACAATCATTTCTAAATGAGCATGCACTATCGGATGTTCTTACGACTTTAAAAGAACGAGGTCAGCAATATCCTGCTGTCGGTCGTAAGAATAAAGATGGCAAGATTGAGGTACTTGACGGTAGTCGTCGTCGTATGTCTTGTATTCTTGCAGGGAAAGAGTTCTTAATTTATGTTGCTGAAGATATTAATTCAGAGCATGCTAAGTTTCTTTCTGATGTCGCTAATGCTCATAAGCCACTTTCGTTATATGAAAAAGGCAAAGAGATGCAAGCGAAACTAGACAAAGGTGAAGCTGAAGATCAAAAAGCACTCGCTAAAATTTTCCAGTGCAGTGAAGCATTAGTAAGCGGGGCGCTAAAAGCCGCGGCGTTACCACTTGAATTACTGCAAGCTTATCCTAATGTCAGTGATTTAGGTCGTCCAACTATTGTTAAACTGCATAAACAATTTGTTGGCTTAACTAGCGAACAGCAAATCGTTTTACTTGAAAAGTGTACTGGCTCAGAAGGGTTTGTTTGGCAAAGAAGCGATGCTCAAGGTGTGGCTCGATTAACAAAAGATGTGACTGAAACACTAGAAGCTTGGATTTTAGAATTGGCTCCAGCGCCTGTGAAAAAATCATCATCAAAAGTTGAGCTGATAAAAGGTCGTGCAAGCTACAGCCGTAAAGGTTCTAACTTGGCGCTTAATCTTAAGAAAGTCGATGATGCGACAATGCAAGATATCTTAGCTTTTGTTGAATCTAAACTCGTTTAACTTTTACACTTATATAAAAAGCCGCTCATGCGGCTTTTTTTGTACCTGTGGTAAACTGCATGGCAGATAAATCTGGATGCAATTTATGACTACTCAGCCGCTTAATTTTCTTACCGATCTTTCTTCTATCGCTCAGCACAATGACCATCGCTATGGGGTTGTTTTACGTGGCTGTGATAATTGGCAAGATGGTGTGATTCACTCTTATCTAGTGAACAATCCTGAATTGAATGCCTTTCAACTTGGGGGAGCCACCAGAGAAGGCGTGAATCATATCGTTATCAATAAAGGTCAGCAATTATTAGGACGTGAATGTCAGTTGCTGATATGTGATTTTAGGTTTGAATTTGATGCTAATAGTTTTAGTGCCGCGCTTGGCTCAATTATGGGTGGTGGGCTAGCGATCATATTACCCCCAGAGAAACATGAAAACCCCTCTATCGACCAAGCATGGTTAACTCAACATTTTGCGAAATTATTGCAGCTTGATGAAAACCATCCGCCTTCAGATCTACCTAAAAAAAACATAACAGCAAAAATAACCGATAAATTTAGCCAACAAAATCACGCTATAGAACTAATTTTGAAAGTGCTGTCTGGTCATCGTAAACGACCACTCGTGCTAACAGCTGATCGCGGGCGTGGTAAAAGTAGCGCGCTTGGTATTGCGACGGCACAACTTCTTTTGATGCGTTCGCCATTTAACGTTGTGGTTACCGCGCCTTCTATTAAAGCTGTGGAACCCATTTTTTATCACGCTCTGAATTTATTGGATGGAGCAGAGCGAGAAGGGAAGGGGACGCTTAAATTTGGTCAGTCTAGAGTGACCTTTGTTGCCCCGGACGAGTTACTTCAAACTAAGCCTAATTGTGACTTACTGCTTGTTGATGAAGCTGCCGCTATTCCTATTCCGATGCTGAAAAAAATGGTTGAGAGCTACCACCGTTTAGTTTTTTCAACCACGTTACATGGCTATGAAGGCAGTGGAAGAGGGTTTGGATTAAAGTTTGAATCTTGGCTTTCTAAGGTAAGACCGAATTGGAAAGCCTGCTCTATAGAACAGCCTATTCGCTGGAGTGTTAACGACCCTCTTGAAAACTGGCTGTTCGATTGTTTTCTATTGAATGTGGATATCAATCAAGGGGAGCAAGTCTTAGAAAGTGGTATGCGAGCTCGGTTAGAAGCGACTGCATTAGAGCTCTCATCAACTCAACTATCTAGGCAAGAAAATGGCGGTCATAGCCAGCGGATAAGTGAATCTCTCCTATGGGAAAAACTACCTAAGGCTGAGTTTGTTACTCATCCGGAGAAGCTGAAACAATGCTTTGCTTTATTGGTTGGTGCTCATTATCAAACAACACCCAATGACTTAATGCAGATATTGTCTAATCCATCAGTCGAGCTTTATGCATTATTTAATGGGCAAGTTTGTTTAGGATGTATTCTAACGGTGGGAGAAGGAGGGTTATCTTCTGATGTAATTAAAGATATCCAGCTTGGAAAGCGTCGTCCTAAAGGTCATTTAGCACCTGCTATATTAGCCAACCATTTAGGTTTTACAGAATCAGCAAGTTCTCGCTGTATTCGAGTCATGAGGATTGCCACTCACCCTTGTTATCAAAATCAGGGGCTAGGCAGTTTAATGTTAGATAACCTTTCAAGCTCATTATCCGATGTTGACTATCTTGCAACAAGCTATGGCGCAACGAGTGAACTGGTTAGCTTTTGGAAAAATAATGGATATTCTCCAGTTCATTTAGGGCATCAAAGAGACCAAGCGAGTGGTTGTCATTCTTTACTTATGCTTAAGCCTGTACAAAGTAACTCTCAACACTGGATAGGTGATGCTGTTCATGGCTTTGAACAAAGCTTCCTTTATTTAGCTTCTAGTTCTTTAACTTCACTTGAACCTCAAATGGTAAAGGCACTATTACCGAAGTCTTCAGGTTTGGAACTGTCTGCATCTGAAATTGGTTTGCTTGGATATTATGTTCAAGGTGGAAACAGTTTTGATAGCGTTGCTTATCTTCTGGTTAAAGCGATTCTACTCATCAATTCAAATGGAAATGATGAGGTTTCACTTTTATTGATATCTAAAGTTGTTCAGCAAAAAACGTGGTCTCAGTGCATTATTGAGCATGATTTTACTGGTCGTAAACAAGCTGAATCACAAGTTCGTTTGGATGTAGAAAAGATTATCTGCAATTTACAGTGTAAATAGAATCTGCCGCTGATTTGTAATTCCACTTTACAGTGTAAATTGAAAAACAGAATCAATTTACACTGTAAACTTCTACTTTATCCTTCTCATACAAAACTCTTCTATCCTCACCCAATTGAATTAGTCATAAAACTATTTGACGAATAACTACTGATAATTTCATTAACCCAACTCTGTGTTTAACTTTGAAATTAAATCCCATACATTTCTTAAACAAATGCTTAGGCTGAATTAACCTTGTTAGATTTGATAAATGGATATTCCAACCTACACTGAATAATAAGCGACAAGTTTCAAGGGTTAATACTTACGTTTACTGGCTAGCACTTAGGTTTATTGAATATTTGAGTTTCATGAACACTAAGTTTCGAAGGGATACATATGGAATATGTACTGGAAGAGTCCTTAGAGATTTCAACAGTTCTCAATTCGAAAGAAAAATATCTACAATGGCTTACTCACAATGAATCAATATCCATTGATGCCTCTAAAGTCACACGTGTCGACACTGCAGGTTTGCAAGCATTAGCATCTCTGTTTGTTTCTGCAAAGCATGTTGGGCTAGATATTCGAATTAAGAATACATCTGAAATCTTAAACGACTCGATTGCTTTGCTCGATCTCAAAGCGCAGTTTTACTCATAAATGGATGTTGAGGGTTTCAAATGAAGAAAATTTTAGCGGTAGATGATTCAGTATCGATTCGTCAAATGGTTAGCCATACTTTGAAAGACGCAGGCTACGATGTTGAAACGGCAAATGATGGAAGTGATGCATTACGAAAGTCTAAAACCACAAAGTATGATGTGGTTATCTCCGATGTAAATATGCCAATCATGGGTGGCTTTGATCTTGTTCGAGCTATTCGAGGCATTCCCCAATATAAGTTCATTCCAATCCTCATGTTGACGACGGAAACCAGTGTGGAAAAAAAGCAGGAAGGAAAATCTGCAGGTGCTACAGGCTGGTTAGTGAAACCGTTCAATCCAGAGACATTATTAAAAACGCTAAAGCGAGTGCTATAGCAGTTTAGATTCCAAAGAACTAATTCGGTAGTAACAAAAAATAGTAGTGCTCAACTCAGGGTAGGGACAGTTATGGCTTTAGACATGGACCAGTTACGTAAAATGTTCTACGAAGAATGTTGCGAGAACTTAGAAGTACTTGAAGAGATTCTTCTCGATCTTGAACCTGAGACTGTCGATATTGAAACCATTAACACTATTTTTAGAGCGGCTCATTCCATTAAAGGTGGTGCGGCAACATTTAACCTTTTTGATATTAGCGAGTTTACCCATTCCGTAGAAGCCTACTTAGATAAAGTCAGAAACAATGAAATGCAACTAACGAAGCAAACTGTGGATGTTTTGCTGAGAAGTTGTGACTGCATTAAAGCAATGCTGGAAGGGCATGAAGATAAAGTAGATGTAGATTTAAATTTCAAAGAGTCCGTCAGTAATGAATTAAGAAATTTGCTTGGTTCTGAACAAGTTCAAACAGCGAGTGGTGGCGATAACTTTGAAGATGAAGCTCTTACGAATCTCGAGAATTCAACGAATGTTGTTGATGGTGAAGTATTGGGGAATTGGAGTATAACCTTCATCCCACACTCTGATTTGTTTTTCAGTGGCAATGATCCGCTAAGAATTATCAGAGAATTAAAAGATTTAGATTCAGACATAGTGGTAACTAATACTCAGTTGGAACTACCTCATTTAGCTGAGCTAGAAGCAGAACTGTGTTATTTGAGTTGGACGTTTGAATTAAATGGCGAGATAAATAAAGAGGATATCGTTGAAGTATTCGAATGGGTTGAAGACGAATGCGACCTAAACATTGAAAAACAGGTTTCACCAAGTACTGAGAATGAAACGCCACCTTTAAATACACCTCTTCCCACTTCAAAAGAAACTCCCACTGAAACGACTCCTCCAGTTACAGAGGCTGAAGCTAATACTAAAGAGACGCAACAACAGCCAACCCCAGCAAAATCAAATAAAACAGATTCAGGTGTCAGCTCTATTCGAGTTGATATCGATAAAGTCGACGGGCTGATAAACCTTGTGGGTGAGCTTGTTATTACTCAGTCAATGCTGACAGAAATAGGCAATGATTTTACGGTCGATAAGCTTGAGAAACTAAAAGCAGGATTAGACCAACTTTTACAAAACAGCAAAGACCTTCAAGAGAATGTGCTCAACATACGCATGTTGCCAATGAGCTTTGCATTTAGTCGTTTTCCTCGTTTAGTTAGAGACTTGTCGGGTCGTTTGGAAAAACAAGTCGACCTTCAAATTATTGGTGAGAATACCGAGCTGGATAAAACCGTACTCGAAAGGATAGTCGATCCCCTCGTGCATCTCGTGCGAAATGGTATTGACCACGGGATTGAGATTCCCAAGCTACGTCAAGAAAGTGGTAAAGCGGAAATGGGGGTTATCAAACTCACAGCTTTCCATCAAGGAGGGGCAATCATTATAGAAGTAGAAGACGATGGCGCCGGAATTGATTGCGATAGATTGTGGAGTAAAGCTGTAGAAAAAGGCGTAGTGGTCAGTGACGCTCGCCGAGAGGAGATGACAGATAAACAAGTCTTAAACTTAATATTCGCCCCTGGTTTTTCTACCGCTGATCAAGTGTCTGATATTTCAGGGCGTGGCGTGGGTATGGATGTTGTGAAAAGAAATATTGAAGAACTCGGCGGACATATCGAGGTGGAATCAAAATTAGGCAAGGGCAGCAAATTCACCATTAGCTTACCTCTTACCTTAGCCATTCTTGATGGACAACTTGTTAAAGTCGGCGGAGAAGTTTATGTCATTCCACTTCTAACCATTATTGAATCTATCCAAATTGATACTCACTGCGTGAAGCATGCATCAGGCGGTGTGGAGCTATACCGACTTCGTGACGAAAATATTCCGATTTTACGTTTGCAAGAAGAGTTTGGTATGGGAGCAAGTGGGGATCTCCATAATCGAATTCTCTGTTTTGTTGAAGCGGCTGGTAACCGAGTCGGTTTACTTTTGGATGAGCTGCTCGATCAGCAGCAAGTGGTCATCAAAAGCTTAGAGTCTAATTACAATAAAGTGCCAGGCATCTCTGGTGCCACTATTTTAGGTGATGGCTCGGTTTCATTAATTCTCGATATCCAAGGTTTGATTACCTCATTTTTAGATAAGGCTTCAGACAGTAAAGTGAATAAAGGCGGTATCGCTGCCTAGCACTAATGGGGTTTCGCAGAAAAAAGTGACGAACCCATTATAGAAAATGGCTACGAGAAACCTTAAGCGATGGTGCCATAAACAAAATAAAACAAACCAAGCAAAGACAAACGAAGCAATGCAAGGAGCAAGTATGGAGCAACAAGTAGCGACTGATGCATCTGATTTACCGACTCATGTGATGAATGCTGAAATCAGCGAGAATGCTGACTTTCTCAGTTTCTGCTTGGCAAACGAATTGTATGGTGTCGTCATTCAAGATGTTGAAGAAATTCGAGTCTGGGAAAGACCTACTCCGATACCTCGTTCTCCAAGTTTTGTTAAAGGGGTGATAAACCTGAGAGGGATGATCGTTCCTATTGTCGATTTACGATCTCGCTTTGGAATTGGCACTTGCGATTACTTGCCTACCACGGTGGTGTTAGTTTTGCGTTCAGAAGATGACGAGGGTGAAAAGTTAATGGGGCTTGTAGTAGACGCCGTTTCCGACGTAGTTAGCCAAGGTGAAAATGAACTTTATCCTGCCGTTGGAGAGTCCCAAGTTAATCCATTTATCCAAGGTTTATTGAATGTCGATGATCAAGTGATGTCTCTGTTTGACACTGCTGAGTTACTTAATATCGAGCTCATCTTAAAACACACTAACCAGACACTTCCGCGAGGGTAAGGAAACCATGGCAGCAGAAGAGTATTTAAGCTTTATTTTGGAACATGAAGAGTACGCAGTGCCTATTTTGGATGTACGTGAAGTGCGTGGGTGGAGTGAAGTTCGGAGTGTGCCTAATTCACCTAATTATCTTAAAGGAGTGTTAGAAATAAGAGGGGAATACGTACCGATTGTTGATCTTCGAATGCGGTTCAATTTGCCCCCGTCTGTGATTAATCACACAACGGTGGTCATTGTTTTGAATGATGAACAAAAACATCCTTTAGGCATCATTGTGGATGCCGTGGCTGAAGTGTACGCATTCGAACCGACAGCAATTAAACCTGCTCCACATATGTCTGTAACGCTTGATGAAAGCTACATCAAAGGTATTGCATCAGAAGCTAATGGGCATCTCATTATAATAAATCTTGAAGCTCTATTTGATGTAGACGAGCTCAATTCGACGACAGTAGAAGACGCGCTAATGTGAGGTAAATATGTCATTTTGGAATAGAAAAAAGGAACCTGTTGCTCAGTTTGCAGAAGCAGCATCAGATGTATTAATGGAAGAAACCTCAGTGGAAGAGGATGGCTTATCCAAAGAACAATTACTTTCAGCTTTAGGCGCGGCTAAAACCGCTCTTATGATGGTAGATAGAGACTTTAAGGTCACTTATATCAACCAGCAATCCATTACTTTATTAAAAACACATGAAGCGACGTTTCAATCTGTGTGGCCAAATTTTCGAGCAGACAAAGATTTCATGGTTGGGTTTTGTATTGATGGCTTTCATGCCAACCCACAACACCAGCGACAGTTATTATCTAACCCAGCAAACCTTC
This Vibrio gallaecicus DNA region includes the following protein-coding sequences:
- a CDS encoding chemotaxis protein CheA → MALDMDQLRKMFYEECCENLEVLEEILLDLEPETVDIETINTIFRAAHSIKGGAATFNLFDISEFTHSVEAYLDKVRNNEMQLTKQTVDVLLRSCDCIKAMLEGHEDKVDVDLNFKESVSNELRNLLGSEQVQTASGGDNFEDEALTNLENSTNVVDGEVLGNWSITFIPHSDLFFSGNDPLRIIRELKDLDSDIVVTNTQLELPHLAELEAELCYLSWTFELNGEINKEDIVEVFEWVEDECDLNIEKQVSPSTENETPPLNTPLPTSKETPTETTPPVTEAEANTKETQQQPTPAKSNKTDSGVSSIRVDIDKVDGLINLVGELVITQSMLTEIGNDFTVDKLEKLKAGLDQLLQNSKDLQENVLNIRMLPMSFAFSRFPRLVRDLSGRLEKQVDLQIIGENTELDKTVLERIVDPLVHLVRNGIDHGIEIPKLRQESGKAEMGVIKLTAFHQGGAIIIEVEDDGAGIDCDRLWSKAVEKGVVVSDARREEMTDKQVLNLIFAPGFSTADQVSDISGRGVGMDVVKRNIEELGGHIEVESKLGKGSKFTISLPLTLAILDGQLVKVGGEVYVIPLLTIIESIQIDTHCVKHASGGVELYRLRDENIPILRLQEEFGMGASGDLHNRILCFVEAAGNRVGLLLDELLDQQQVVIKSLESNYNKVPGISGATILGDGSVSLILDIQGLITSFLDKASDSKVNKGGIAA
- a CDS encoding chemotaxis protein CheW; amino-acid sequence: MNAEISENADFLSFCLANELYGVVIQDVEEIRVWERPTPIPRSPSFVKGVINLRGMIVPIVDLRSRFGIGTCDYLPTTVVLVLRSEDDEGEKLMGLVVDAVSDVVSQGENELYPAVGESQVNPFIQGLLNVDDQVMSLFDTAELLNIELILKHTNQTLPRG
- a CDS encoding chemotaxis protein CheW — translated: MAAEEYLSFILEHEEYAVPILDVREVRGWSEVRSVPNSPNYLKGVLEIRGEYVPIVDLRMRFNLPPSVINHTTVVIVLNDEQKHPLGIIVDAVAEVYAFEPTAIKPAPHMSVTLDESYIKGIASEANGHLIIINLEALFDVDELNSTTVEDALM